tataagaataatttatgACAAGCAAATGCAAGTAGGAACTATTTAGGGTTCACAAtaagttttattcaaatcaaaCAATTTCCAGTATAAACAGTTTCGACATTGATTTAATAAGGATAATTTTTAATAGCTTAGACTAGCTATTAGATGCCGTTCATAACGCTTATTCCTGATTAACTAAGAATGCGTTCAAATTTACAGCAAAAACTTGAAAAAGAAAGTCATTATTTTTCACAACGGTACAGATTTATCGACCAACAATCAACTACAGCTAGTGGCTCTGTAACAAGGCCGAAACTGCATAAATAACTAATTGACTATTACCAACCCTAATACTCGTATCAAGCCTTTGATGGGCAGAAATTAGCCATCATTACCACTCACACTATTGTTTTTTACAATTGTGTTCAAGAAGAGTTTCCTCACCGACAAACGTCCGGTGCATAGTAATCGCGGTGCACGTTGTCCTGCGCAAACCTACGTGCCCGCGCTGCGTGCGACGTTCCTTGACCAACTTAGCAAAAAGAGTAATTGCATAATCATTATCACTTGTACAGCCACAATTAGTGATAAGTATCATGTTATATCGTATAACAGAGCTAATTATTCATTttgctctattattttgtataaaatgtatattattttactgttggagtTAAGTATaccaaattaaatatgtaattggtttgaaatagtttctacggGCATAATGTAGCTGCTAACCTATAGATAAATGGGTTACCGTTACTCGATGCCTTAAAGGGTATATTACAAACTATTTAGTTATTGCAATAACATTTGTAAATTTCTCCCAGAGTTATAGGTAACACCTTTGCGTGTACGAGTTTAAAGCTGTGCAatgtttgcaataaaataaactaagttGATGTCTCAAGCTAtgtgttgtatgaaaatttgaaatagcttgtttgtaaagtgttttttttaaataaaagtgagtTTGCAAATAAAACACACATACGAATGAACTGAAATTAcggtttaacatttttaaaactagtaGTGGTACTAATTGTTGCCCTCATAACAGATGTACAAACGACACAAAGCAAGTACCACGACGttatttacaaacatgtttatttaataacttctcATAATAACATATATCAGTAACGACCAATGTAATCACGAACTGAATATTCCAGAATAACTGTAACCGGTATAACTTGTACAACTAAACAATGAAACTAGAAAAATACCATAGACAGTTTTAAGGAAAACATTTCGTTGTAATTTAGTCgcaaaaagataaaacaaagcAATACAGTTTATTCTCTTCATAGGCCTTGGGAACTAACGCGGTTATTATGATGTTACgggaaaaacttattttttattgctactttaATGAGTTTCCCTGAATAAACGGTTAGAATTTGCGtgtaatgtaaatttttgaTGTGATAAATGGTAACCATATTCAACAAAACGCGTTTATGTCTTTTTTACCTGCAAAATTTGAAGGCtcgaaaatgtaaaattttcgtaggactgaaatatttttgcttgttaTTGCGGTTACTGCGTCAGAGATAAGCATATAATGGTGTTATCTAATACATTTAACTATAGCAATTATATCCATAACGCCACTTATTAATAACAACATACTACTTATTACAGTAACGACAGGTTTGGCCATTAAACTAGTGTATTTTCCAGGCATTTTCACGGTTAATTACTTGGAAATCAAATGAAAATGGCCCAGAATCTTCTGCAGACTGACAACAAAAGGGTTCTTTGTTCCTAGATTCTTATGCAATGGTTTTTTCAACGGTGTTGTCACGAAAGATGGAGTACAATAGTAGATACTTGTATGTACCTGTCTGGGAACAATGATATGAAGGCACGCATCGCATGTATTActgatattatttctattcgCTCTTGGCTAGTGACAGCACAGTAGAatgatataatttgtaatttatattgatgTGTATTTATAGTGGAAATAAATGGCTATCATTAAGCAAGGTTATGCAGTTAAAAAATACGGTTGCATGTTAGTTGACTGTCAGCGGCATACGGCGCAGGCGGTGTATCCGACTGGTTATCGTGAGGACTCGGGTTCGATCCCCGGGTCGGGCTAGTACCTACTATTGGAATTTCCTAATTTAAATAACACTCTTTCTTAATAATACCCTAGAGTTTGGTATCATGAACAGTAAATGGTAGTGGGTTCGGACTCTGCCTTTGACACTAAAATTGATAATGGCTAAACATGCGTGTGTttcttacaccttcgggtaaaacAGACGTGATGAAAAAGTCACGTTTAAAGCCTGAAAGTTCagtataaaatttttaaactaaGAAGATATCCTTCAAAATCCTTTCAGTTAAATGCCATCGGTTTCTTCAAAGAAGATTCTGCACACTTAATTCTATCGCAAGGATCGTGAGGTCACCACAATTGCGTGTAAACACGTgtcgtatttataatttaaaacagttgAACAGAACTAGGAACACttttcaatacaattatttattcaagaagCGTTCAGTTCGCTGTGATCGTGAATGTTATCGTTTTATTATTCAGCAACAACACTGTCAATTAGTACGGACGTGATCAACGCTATACGTCATCATATGAATAGGTGATAAATCCTTGTGTGTATTTGATACTCGTGTGCTTTAACCCAATATGGCTCGGaccaaatacatacataatgtgtGTATATTTAGGAGAGTGCACGAATATCTTAGATGTGACATGATAATTTGGTTATCAAAGTTTGTTTAGATCGCATATACTATAGACTATACTGTATACAGATAAGCACTGAGGATCTAGTTCTTTAGAATAGCACTTTTTTATGCTACTGTGACGGCATACAAACTCACGGTAAGCCTAATATAAGGCTGTTAACGTGGTCTATGAACGCCAGCAACACTATGATGGGCCACCAAGAAGCGGAAGTCATCCACCAAAACGGTCATCTTAGAATTcgtcaaaaatatcaaagtgGTACATGAAATTAAGTTATCTGGCGATAGCAAAGTCGACGCTAAGCGCAGTTATGGATGGAATAGTCCATATTGATACTGTCTTAAGTTAAGTCATGTAAAGTTTTACGACATATAGATggtattacaatataaatattttgtctcCAGACACTCGCATGTTGGAGATGTTCGTGCGTGGTTGTCGCATGGACCTGGACCGAGCGCGCACCAAGCTGGAAGCCTACTGCCTGGCGCGCGGCAGGTTCCGCGACCTCTACGAGCATCGCTCCCTCAACGCGCCGCCGCTCAGCGACGTCTGCAAGTTTATGTATGTCACTTTTAACTTTAGTCCTATGTTAAAGGTAAGCCTGGTCTTCCTTGCTTACTTGTAAACCGAGGAATAATAGACGTATTTCTTCATGTATGTAGATTCAAGATAAGATGACATCCACTTAAAAGTAAAACGAATTAATGCTTATCGAATAAAATCGGAACATGAATGACGATGTAAAAGGCCAAATCCTGACAATAGCATCGGTTCTGCTGATTACATGAACTTATTCAAAAACGACTGAATTTCAAAATTATGCTATTGGTAGAGAGAGAGCTATTACctgttaattattatgaataccTTATAGAATATCTGTCAAATTGTCATTCCTCGTGTTAACTAGTACAACCAATGCTTTTTGAGGTAGTTTAGCAGCCTGTAACTTAAATTCTTTATGTGTTACACAGGGATGTGGTCGTCCTCCCAAAGCTAACGGACGAAGGGTACAGAATAACGATCTTCAGAATAAAGCCGGAGTACCCTGAAGGCTGCGCAGACGTCGCCAACGCCGTGCGCGCGGTGTTGCTGGTCAGTGACGTCAGAATGCACGACGAACAACTCATTGCCGGAGATGTGTTCATTTATGAGGTCAGTGACACTTTATAGGCATTTTTGGtaactataaatttaaattggaaTGCAAGGATAATCTGCTTGAATGATAGAATTTGTTATGTACTCAACATAAAGTAAGCAATCAATTCTGTAGcgaaaacgatattttttattcgtttaagCCTAGtcctattatataaaattgttaccACAGAGAGTCTGCACAATAGTATGAAAAAAACCCCGCTAAGTTAAATCCGGAAATACATTATTGACCTTTTGCTTCCCATTCACACTATTCCAGAAACATCAGAATAACAGTTATTTACTGTATAgtacttaaaagaaaaaaaactgtttacaatCATGTGAATATGCGTAAATGATTAATGGATAgatcatattataattaagccTATTACTCACTCATAATAACTAAACAACTGTATATTTCCATAAATAAACCTTGCACAAAAAACATGTCGGTCAGTcaactacaatttttttaattgaacgtCTCATGGAATTGAAAAAAGGTCAGTCTTTagataatctttatattttaattaactgcaTAAAAACATGTCCGGTTGAGTATTTGTTGATAGCTTAAtatcgattattttttaaataattattgaccATTATTCGCAAAAATTAATGATGAATTCTTAGGTGAATCCCCATTTTTGTTCATacgttatataatattttcgatattatcattattaagtacatacctagtatattattataggtacaacGTTTCGGGTCAGGATTAAGTCAACATTTCTGTTGCTAATCTATGATCCCGCCAAATTGTATTTTCATATTACCATAGCAGttctaattaaaaaatcatGTATGTTTTGGCTGACCTTAGGTGTCCCAAGTGCGAGGCTCCATCGTGGCACACGTCGCAGCAGCGGTCAACGCGATCCGCCGCGGCATCCAGCTGGCACAGGCTGCATATCCTCAGAGGCTAAAGAGGATCCACGTGGTCAGCTCTCCGCCGTTCCTCGCCTCCTCCCTCGCTCTCATGCGCAACTGTGTCAATGAGAAGATTAGGAGACGGGTAAGTTGATTACTATGAAAAAGGAACTCGCATCATTTTATAACCGTTAATCTAGAATTTCGATTTGGAAAGACTTAGAGTTTGAAATGCTTAGAGCTTGAATAAAGGAATCAGAGGGTAATGAACCCTTTCATATTATAGATAGTGGTGTTTCAAAGAAACCTCCAATGCAGTTTTTCTCATTCAAAATTAATCATCAATTCTAAACCTTGTTGGACTTTATCGATTTatacgatttattttaattacgaaaAATATGCGAAAGATTGGTCGCAATTTCATTATGTTTCTCagatgattatttaatttttttggataatttttataagaaaactcAAGGTAGAATTAATATGGAACACGCTTCCTGTGTCATTCGGATTTTGGATTAAATTAGACTTCGACGGATATGACCtagaactttttaaaaattgtcATTCAGTTAGTATCCGAAATTATTGCTCGTGAATTGAACACTTCCTATGTGTTTGTAACAATTTGAGAGAGTTCAACAGGGTCACGATTCAGTGTCAAAGTCAAGCCATCgagtttgatttataaatttCAGAAAACGAATAGTGTCAATTGAAAGAACTGGCTGAATACAAAGTTTTATTAGAGAAGGACTATTAAAAGCtgttttgattaattatattaccacCCTGTTTCTTTAACGTTaccatttaattaatttatgtaaatgtttccAATCGAAATTCATGACAACTTAAATCGCACATATTATTGTCACTATAGGAAAATGATGGTCTGAGTAAAAATGTGTCGTAGGTGATGACAGTGTTATTTCCCTTCCTCTTTGCCATCGACTAATACAATCTACGTCACATTCAAGTTCAAGTTATGTATGACGTGTCATAAAGCTACAATGGATAAGCAAATATTTGATGAGCCAACAATAACATGTTGTTAATATACCAAGACTATACGTAGACATTCATTAAAAAGTacgttataatttatatagcAAACAATATAAGATCtaaccaaaaaaatatgcaacttaaaaatcataaacaccactaacataaatatatcattCCAGTACTACCTCCACCCAAAACTAGACGAGCTTCTGGAACACATTCCTGCA
The DNA window shown above is from Anticarsia gemmatalis isolate Benzon Research Colony breed Stoneville strain chromosome 20, ilAntGemm2 primary, whole genome shotgun sequence and carries:
- the LOC142981750 gene encoding alpha-tocopherol transfer protein-like, with product MAFLQGPSLKQAEIIKQELGESPGDIERGVRDLRSMLAASPYLPQPENINTRMLEMFVRGCRMDLDRARTKLEAYCLARGRFRDLYEHRSLNAPPLSDVCKFMDVVVLPKLTDEGYRITIFRIKPEYPEGCADVANAVRAVLLVSDVRMHDEQLIAGDVFIYEVSQVRGSIVAHVAAAVNAIRRGIQLAQAAYPQRLKRIHVVSSPPFLASSLALMRNCVNEKIRRRYYLHPKLDELLEHIPARVLPKEWGGEEDNIEVLAKKWRQRIDEVSPYLRILNEACSAAPAPRNDVDIYGTVGAFRKLDID